AaatttcttttttaaaaaaaattgttttaaaatctgaaattaatGAAAAACTGAAAAGCATGTGTTAAAGGTAAAAAAAAAACCAATAAATATTGTGTTTataacataaataaaaaaaaatatcttATGAACGCGCAGCTGCTACCGACGAAAAGGGTAGTTATCAAGAGAGCCAACTTTTGCGGCTAACATAAACCAATTTTACATGCAGGAAAAAGAAACtttctttttaaaaattattttaaattctaaaattaaagaaaatataaattaaagATGCGTTTTGATAAAACAGTAACTAAACTATATGTATGTGATGTAAAGGATCCCTTGATATTTCGAATCATTTGTGCTTTGCACAggtatttcaaaaattatttaataaaataaataaataaatttataattaaaattaaataatataattctgAAAGATTAAGTTATTTATATAATAAGTGTATTGCATCTACAtattatgataaatttatttaaaaactaCTTTCGTTACATAAGTTATTTTTCtgttatatattttatgagattatTTCTATAAATAAATCTGTCAAAATTTGAATTTGTATTAAAAACTTATCATAAGTAACACAATTTATATCTATAATTGTATTGCAACGTTTCTATAATTAAAATGGGTCATAATAAATATATGAATCTTTTATAAACATAATATGGATATCAAACCTAAAAATGGATAGTCTACTGGgtcaaattaaagttaaaaattataTTGAGCCAAAATATGGATACAAAACCTTAGAAAAGGGTTATCTAGCAATTTATAATATACATATTATGAAACGGCCAACATCCCAACCCCTATTTTGGCTGTTTAATTTAGGGCATGTTTGTTTCTAATTATAAGTATCGatgacgagtgtttgtcgacaCAATTTATAAATTGAATCtataatttataagttgaatgttagtaacgacgtaatttttcttaatttattttgatttttctgttttttattaactttattttaataaatatgtttttaaatatcaatctaatctaaaattcatgaattaagataattttatttaaaaattatttatttagttttatttaaataaaaaaattctaatttataagtaaaataattcaaacacttatataacttataagtattcatCTACTTATCAATTAAAagtcacttatttattttaattcataaattaattattttaaaatttctcagGCCAGCACTTACTCTTGTCCTTTAGCTTATCACTTTTCAAGAAATAATATTCTAATTGTtattatattttgtcaaaaaaaatatACTTGGACCATAGTCCAAACATGGAGAAAAGTTGAGAAGACCATGATTTGATTTTCCAAAATATGTATTTACATATATAAATTTTACTAAAATTCCAAGAATGATGGGACCTAGTTAGGTAACAGCGGTGACGACAACAATGATCTTTACAAACGATATACATGTGCCCCTGTTTTTATAGTTGGCGTATATAGTGTCtatcaaaatttattattaatgTGGTTTTTATATAGTTTCTATTTCCATaaatttatgataaatatctatTTCACAGTAAATTACAACAAACAATACTTTAAGCACGGGCGAATAGCGCAGATTCATCCTGAAAATTTATTAAAACGgatatttaattattttacatcatatttgtcaaaaaaaacgCATTAACTTATTTAAATGGCTTACACAACCCTTGTTAATAACATGATCAAAGAAAAGTCAGTAGTAACTGATTAATTCGAAGGAATTTCTTGGCTTTTTAACAAAAAATGGGGTTTAAAATTCACATGTAAAAAGGATTTAAAAAAATTAGTATCAAAATAAATGAAACAATTACTATTTTAAAGTAGGAAAAAACAGGTGCCCGCACAAATGAGGTGACAGATACATCCGTATTTCACATGAATCAAATAGTAAAAGTGTGTATCCTTTTTGTAGTGGGAGCCTGGTTCATTTAACGGTTCTCGAGTTCATCGGCATCGCAAGAACAAAACTCTATTTCATTAATCTTTTAATGCAAAAGTTGTATATTAACCCTTTTGGTCATAGTTCCAAATAAAATGGTTCAGAAAACGTAGTGCCGGCCGAGGGTCGAAACCATGATCGCAAAAAAACAAAAATGACTACCAAATCAATTTTTTATACTAAATTAATGTTAATATGATTTATGAAATTTTATTGGTGCAGTGGTTAGAGCTCTTGCCTCCCAGAGAGTAAGGATTCTTCTCTGCATATTTGtgaatttatttataaaaaatatacaGTTTAGAAGAGCAGTTCATTTCCGAGCTCTACCGAAAATAGTTACTTGTACAAACAATTGCACGTggttttaaatattatttgatcTCAGAATTAGACAAATCTTCGTGTTACAATTATTGAAATGTTGGTCCCTAGCAAAGATACATCAAAGATCGAAAACAtaaatttgagaacaaaagtggacCAGTTTCATAGCATGCTATAAAGGAGGAAAAACTAGCGAGGCCCTTACAACTACTATCCTAACTGCAACTCATTTTGATCTCTTTTTTTTATAGTTCATTTTCAATCAAGATCAAGAACACTGCTTCAACCCGTAACCTGTATTATTGTTTCTTAAGGACTTTTGATGATAAATATCAGGAATATAATTAAAAATGAAATGAACTATATGAAAATAAGTGTTATAGGGAATAGGTATTCAGTTAAATGAAAAGAATTAGTTATTATATGGTTCATTTATTACGTTTTAATATATTACATAGTTTCCGTGAAATTTTTAATTTCATTTAATTCAATCGTATCATGTTGTTAAATTTTTTGAAAGTCAACATTGAAATAAACGTTTTTTGTTAAGTGGTTGACGTATTATTTACCTGAATGTGATAATCCTTGAACCCATGTTATCGGCGAGTATAttcattaaaataaatatttttagataTAAATAACCCTAAAAACTCCGATGAAAAGCATATATACATGCAGGTATGTCTCAAAGAAACTCCAACAAGACATAACTAACCATCAGAATGTCAGTTTATTTTTTTTCATCAACATTTTTTCAGTTATTTAACAAAATGAAACATGTAATCTAATGAATAATTTAAATGAGACCAAAAATTTCATGGCAACTCATTTAATATATTGAAACATAATAATTGACCTATTTGATAATTAACCGTAAATGGAAATGAGATTTTCGTGCTGACAAAATATATTCTCAACCAATTACCAAAACATAAAAAATAAGTTCTGAATTTCCTTTAAATAGACTCCATGAACTAAAAGTACTTTTGCCTTTGCATATATTAATAATTTAGATTACTTAATCCGCTAGTGCTGGGTTTAAACAAATACAAAGTGTTGTTATAATGCTAGctgaatcttgttgttttgaaTATTTAAACGAAGAAAAACAAATGTACTATTAAAAATGGCTGCCGACAGTTTCACAGCCACTGGGCTCACAATAAGTGATATACAAATGGCCTAAAAGGCAAAAGCCCATTAAGAACATGTAGCTGAATATACACATAGTATGAATTACAATCCAGACGCAATTAAAATATCTAGAACTTAAAAATAGCAGCACCACTAGATGGCTTAGAAGCAAAAACATAGAGACCGAGATCAGTTTTGTTGATCACTCCTTTGTCAATCCTTGATTTAAAAAATTGTTCCTAGAACAAATAAATTAAAAGCACGTTAAACTGTGTTAACAAAGAAAAGGCTAACCATTTGCTTTGGCTAAAGGATTGCAGCATTCACTCCAGCAAAAATTTCAACTGAAATATCTAGGTACTTACCTTCAAGTTGAGGATAAACTGTGGGACAATGCTTTCTTTCACTAAAGCTACAGCACAACCACCCCATCCAGCCCCAGTTAGCCTTGCCCCAAAAGCGCCATTATCTCTACAAACCTCTACAAGTTCTTCCAACTCCGGACAACTAACATACATATTCAATACTAAGTCATCAATATGAATTTAAGAAAAAGACAAAAAATCAACCTGCATGCTAGTACGAAAGTGTCTCGCAAGCTCAGTAGTAGATGAGCCTTTTCTGAATGAGAGCAATTTCATATGATGGAATATTTTTATGCAAAACGTACCTGCATTCATACAGCACACTACAACTATAGTGACTATCATTCATAAGGTCCCCAAGCTTTTTCAGCTTGTCTTCTTCACTACAATAACAGAAACGTAGTTTAATTAGAAGTTTGACGGTTAAATACTAATTGTTAGAGCTGATATTTACAATATCTTAGTTGTATAGTATATCATCATTCAACATCAAAGCCATGCGCAATATATTTTAAGTTTTAACTTTTCTCGGATAAATTCAATATATTTGTACAAGGAGGGAGAGTGAGGAGTTGAACCCATGCCCTTCGTCATGGGTAAGGGATGTAAAAATTATTACCTTAACCTAGTGAAAATCGAATTGAATGCCAgtattttcttttaaataaaaggAAAACTATTTAATGATTAGATTGTTCAAAAGCCTCTATCAAGATGCCACAACTAGAAGTCTACAACTGATGACAACAGAACAGGGAGAAAAGTATGTAATAAAACAAAAGATGAACAACCAGATCATTTTGTTAAATACAATTTCATGATTttgaaaagctctacaacataaaACGAGGAAATTTACAAAGTGATCTTAGCTAATTGCGTAATTGCATTCAAGTGTTGGAGCTGGTAGCATTTTTACTCGGATAAGGTACTATATTTAGGATTTAAGCAGCAAGACATAACCTAAAAAAGCAAAACCATATAACATGCTGATGTGGAGGAGTATTACCAACCTTGCATCCGACGAGACTGCATTTTTGAAATTATATACACGCTTGGCTTCTGAGTACACATGAGAGGCTCTCTGGTAATGTGGTCAATATTCATTAGGATATGGAACAGGACAGGTAACAGATATATAGTAACTCGTAACTTTTACTTCAACATTACTAGGAAACTTCAAGTAAATGTAACTAATTTATAAACAAAAGTATACCTAGAAAAATGAAACATCTAAAAGCTAGAATCATTATCTGATTCGCACATACATAGAGGCCTGCTCAGATAACTTACCTGGAATAGCTTGAAGTGCCTGGCTGCTTTAATCACATCCAAAGAAGATGGAGAATTTGCAAAAACCACATGTAGATTTTCACCAATAATACTTTCAATATCTCCGGATGTATATGGTTCTTCATTTAATAACTCCTGTCAAGCACAGGGACTGTTATAAGTTGATCGTGTGGGTCGAAAAAATTGTTTCTTACAAGGAAGAACGATTCTGAAGAGATGTAATAAATAAGTGTAAAGCCAACATATCATCCAATTACTAGACAAAGCATAATTAAAAAATGGAAAAAATAATAGAAATGCTTGTATGAGATTATACGGATGAAATTACCTGGACAGCAATACCAGCATCATTAGACCCTCGGCTCTCTGCAAATGCGACACATAGCCTTTCAACATCAGAAAGAGTTTTAACTTCAGATATTGCTTCTTGAGGTTTTTGTCCAAGCTTAATAGCAAGAACAATCTGCaaatacattaaaaatcaatggtTTGTACAAAATCAAATTTGACCAAATTAAACTCGATTTGCAGTTATTATTTTTCTCTCCTTTACGCAGGAGCTCAGGTACATAAAGTCTGACATAGTGACGTACATAGATGAACACGAAAGCAGCATAAGAAACCAGATAAGCAGCATCAATGGATTCATAAATTAAAAATCATCAAACAAGGAATACATTGTTAAAGAATAAAGCATACAAAATATCGTTTTGAACCCGAGGATACTTTTTTAACATTAATGCTCATTTGAAACCTACTAATTTAAGTTCAGCACATCCAGATTTAAGCCCAATTCCAAAATATGCATATTTGTGATGGCCATGGGAGTAGAAGCAGGCACAGATCAAAAACTCTCAATGACGGAAATTGGAGGAGCggattaatttttattttatgaaGGGATATAAATAATAGAGTATTAAGATCAAACTTACGGCTGCCAGTCGGCATTCAACGACCCGATTATTGTAATTTGTAGCAGCCGTGACTGCTTTCTGGGACTCAGCTAAAGAATGAGCTATCACAAAAGACCCGCCAGCTGGAAGCTGCACATCAGTTGCGCGTATAGGGTTGAAATCAATTAGCTCTGCAAAACCAGCTCTGGCCATGACGGAAATAGCCTGTTGCAAAAAAAAGTACCAACCACTCAAGTACTCACCATATAGTACCCTAACCACTTAAGTACTCACCATTAAGTACCCCAATAAGGAGATTGAAGATGTATAGAAGTAAAAAAAACATAATTACATTATGCACCCTCCATAACTACAATTTTAGCTGCTAATGAGAAGTGTTAAACTTGCCCAAGTGCAGTAACATAACGAAGGGCAATGGCTTAAGAACCCCCCCTGGTAATGCTAAAATTCTGTAAACAATGGCATGAACGGTTAATCAAATATTATATGTTTACCTGCAGAAAGGATTGGCATGTATGACTTTAAAATCTATAGTGCAGCACAGAAGCCATTTTGTATGATCCAGTTACAGATCTATTAAAAAAGCAGATAAAGTAAACTTCAAGGAGGGGAGGGGAATCAAAGTTCTGCATTCCAAGAGGGACTGATGTAAATTGATTCCATCTAAATACTTTAGCACTAGGTGATCAATAATACATATTGATATTCATAAATCAGTGATTGAGCAAGGCAGATAAGTAATCGTAAATGCCTAGCATAATTATGAGATTGTACAACAAAGTTGACTAAATAGTTTACAGTCATCAAGGTTTCTATGCATTAACAAgaaaacaaataattaatatctTCCCACAAAATATAGAAGGTAGCAGAATGCTAATACATACAAGTTAAATCTAAAGTATCACATTAGGTGGGAAAATAAGAATGTAGACACAGGGAATCAGGAACTATTAgctatttagcaaaaaaaaatagCAGCTACCGCATTAGTAGTTAAATTACCTGATCCATACCACCAGATTGTGTCCCAATGTGTCGCTCACAATCACAAGTAAGTTGAGCAAGTTCTTTCTGTAAAAAAAAAGCGTAGAAAAAAGAAATAGGaaaaagttacaacttaaaatttTCCAGTGGTATATTGTTAATTCAACATCATATATTAGAATATTCCGACTTACACTATTACTACCATTATCTACATAGATGCTATAGTAGATGCAGGGAGATAAATTAACAGCAGAAACACAGAGGAGAGACCAAAAAATGATAGGTACTAAGGACCAGGATAACTAAATATTCCCTTTAAAGATTGTTTAGGTACCTACAATCTTCCTTG
This genomic interval from Apium graveolens cultivar Ventura chromosome 8, ASM990537v1, whole genome shotgun sequence contains the following:
- the LOC141677580 gene encoding galactokinase-like yields the protein MATNLEELQVPIYSKLDPVYGTGSQLEEAELRFNTLNSKFTDFFGSSPDLYARSPGRVNLIGEHIDYEGYSVLPMAIRQDTIIAIRKHDVSEPEKLIRIANVNDKYEMCTYPADPTQEIDLKNHRWGHYFICGYKGYYEYAKLKGLEVGPLVGLDILVDGTVPTGSGLSSSAAFVCSSTIAIMAASDVSLAKKELAQLTCDCERHIGTQSGGMDQAISVMARAGFAELIDFNPIRATDVQLPAGGSFVIAHSLAESQKAVTAATNYNNRVVECRLAAIVLAIKLGQKPQEAISEVKTLSDVERLCVAFAESRGSNDAGIAVQELLNEEPYTSGDIESIIGENLHVVFANSPSSLDVIKAARHFKLFQRASHVYSEAKRVYNFKNAVSSDASEEDKLKKLGDLMNDSHYSCSVLYECSCPELEELVEVCRDNGAFGARLTGAGWGGCAVALVKESIVPQFILNLKEQFFKSRIDKGVINKTDLGLYVFASKPSSGAAIFKF